AGGACACAGGCTTTGAACCCTACATTGTGGTCGAATACACGCCGCCGCCCGGAATCGATTCCATCACTGTCACCAACGGGGGGTTGGCCCTTGACTTTACCGCGCTGGCCAACCAGGCGTACGTCGTCGAAATCCGTGATTCGTTCGCCCCTTCGTCCGCATGGTCAGCGTTGACCAACTTCTCCGCGCAGCCGACAACGACCAATCTTGAGGTTTTCGACTCCATCACCAACGCGCAACGGTTTTACCGCCTCCGACTTCCATGAGCATCCACAGGTCGGTTTTGGTTTGGTCACAAACAGAGCCGGCCGTTGAACTCGTGCCAAATCAGGGCTAACCTTTCCGCATGAGAAATCACGCGCGGCCCGTTTCCCAGCTTCTCCTCCTTTGCCTGGCCACCGGTTGGAATGGCGCCGTCCGGGCCGCAGACGAGAATGCGACGACCGGGCCGAACGCCCGTTACGAACACCACGCCCAACATGATCCGAACGGCATCGGCGCTTTTTATATGGGCCGGGAGATTGCTCACGTCATGGGCCACCAGGCGGCCGACTGGCTGGAACGTCCCGAACGGGAGGAGGAAGAGAAACCGGAGTTACTGCTCAGGGCTCTCAAGCTCAAACCGGGCGACGCGGCGGCTGACATCGGCGCAGGCACCGGTTATTACAGCTGGCGCATGGCAAAAGCGGTCGGTGAAAAAGGTCGTGTTTACGCGGTGGATATTCAACAGGAGATGCTCGACCTGCTCGCCGAAAAAATGGCCGAACGGAAGATTACCAACATCAAAGAGGTGCTGGGAACGGTTACAGATCCCAAACTGCCCGCGGCCTCGCTTGATCTGATATTGATGGTGGACGTGTATCACGAGTTCGATCACCCGTACGAAATGATGGAAGGGATATGCAAGGCGTTGAAGCCCGGCGGACGGGTGGTCTTCGTCGAGTTCCGATCCGAAGATCCCAAGGTGCCGATCAAGGAAGTCCACAAAATGTCCGAAGCTCAGGTGCGCAAGGAAATGGCCGCGCAACCACTCGAATGGTTGGAAACGATCGAGACGCTGCCGTGGCAGCACATCATTGTGTTCAGGAAGAAAGTTTAGCCAGTGGTATCGCCTGTTGCATTCAGGTTGTATTGATTCCGCCGAAGGATCGGGGCGATCACCGCCTTTCCCATTCATGGAAAAAGCTTCTTCCGCTTTCGCGAGAACCTGCTCCAGAATCCAGAGCGAACGCGGCCAATGCTTCCTCACCCGCTGGCTGTTCCTTCGTCTCCTCGGAATCATCTATCTCGTCGCGTTCGTTTCCCTGTGGACCCAAATCGATGGATTGATTGGACGCAACGGAATTCTTCCGGCGCGTGATTACCTCACCACGATCGGTGGACAACTTGGCCCCGAACGCTTCTGGTGGCTGCCGACTTTCTGCTGGATCAGCCCTGGCGACGGTTTCCTCCATCTTCAGTGCGCCGCCGGAGTTTTGCTTTCGCTGCTGCTGATCGCAGGCGTGGCGCCGGTCCCGGATTTGATCCTTCTCTGGGCCATTTATCTGTCACTTTCGACCGTGTGCCGCGAGTTTCTCGGATTCCAGTGGGACATTCTCCTGCTGGAAACCGGTTTCCTCGCTATTTTCTTCGCGCCGCGCCAA
This Candidatus Angelobacter sp. DNA region includes the following protein-coding sequences:
- a CDS encoding class I SAM-dependent methyltransferase; translation: MRNHARPVSQLLLLCLATGWNGAVRAADENATTGPNARYEHHAQHDPNGIGAFYMGREIAHVMGHQAADWLERPEREEEEKPELLLRALKLKPGDAAADIGAGTGYYSWRMAKAVGEKGRVYAVDIQQEMLDLLAEKMAERKITNIKEVLGTVTDPKLPAASLDLILMVDVYHEFDHPYEMMEGICKALKPGGRVVFVEFRSEDPKVPIKEVHKMSEAQVRKEMAAQPLEWLETIETLPWQHIIVFRKKV